A window of Campylobacter ureolyticus contains these coding sequences:
- a CDS encoding DUF4276 family protein produces the protein MKSITGVYDRFMPYIQIHEFESLLFSDINKIVLDDPAWNSSKNNYLNKLNNIINQYKNPELINNSPKTSPSHRLEDIFINPKYRKVSHENSIAKKIGIDNMLKSCPHFNEWYDKISKLK, from the coding sequence ATAAAATCAATCACAGGAGTATATGATAGATTTATGCCATATATACAAATTCACGAGTTCGAAAGTCTTCTTTTTAGTGATATTAATAAAATAGTTTTAGATGATCCGGCATGGAATAGCAGTAAAAATAATTATTTGAATAAACTTAACAATATAATAAATCAATATAAAAATCCTGAACTTATCAACAACTCACCAAAAACAAGCCCATCGCATAGATTAGAAGATATTTTTATAAATCCCAAATATCGTAAAGTATCTCACGAAAATAGCATTGCTAAGAAAATAGGTATAGACAATATGCTGAAATCTTGCCCGCATTTTAATGAGTGGTATGATAAAATAAGTAAGTTAAAATGA
- a CDS encoding AAA family ATPase yields MKILCIYLKEDYKAIKQGLYKFDDEFEINFDYDNKKINIKKNDKYYHQFNDNIENISCIVGKNGMGKTTFFEILIGLKLWRIDGKEHAGKIIALYCDEEKKFYIQSYLDNATGWKVNEDYKKINKYIISKGSKKVEISNIDKERYSVLPEPISFIFHSLSPFDRIYELIKNIYLEKGDKEKHINDFGYIGTRKIKDDEPSYEFMTIKNLLYYSYTSEDFRKMLSNIGYEFKELSIKINEKFFNKNIEFVDFEDINLQNFGIKDFSEDVYNDIKTMVDEIITNKKNTIKGVLLYNLDLSKMQNLKRFVKLAIELYHQNNILDSIKNLLENIDNEKVLSTKQIFIKTNYYLLKELVAKQKQFSDSYDYLLKLKDIFKNNDTKSKKDNFVELFEALEDMKFLESHNIIDLQIILEKHNIDDKSNESNNLEVDFLRLSSGEKTILSYFFNIFGKIHDLRDKKYYLIDKYKKLYFIILIDEVELHLHPEWQRKFISGINKFFNLMSDVKLQFIIATHSPIILSDILKKNTIYLSGDTKTNNNTFGGNIFDIYKNNFFLDDTIGEFSKKFIEELALFLNILKEYYYAKNGDMFLLKRRFIEKNVEFKYDKDYIASAEKIIYKTKDCDKYPKNKHPLLWNYLYRFREKNNELFDELENKINNIGEDIIRNYLLKTLDYVKRCSNDKK; encoded by the coding sequence ATGAAAATATTATGTATTTATTTAAAAGAAGATTATAAAGCTATTAAACAAGGATTGTATAAATTTGACGATGAATTTGAGATAAATTTTGACTATGATAACAAAAAAATAAATATTAAGAAAAATGATAAATATTATCATCAATTTAATGATAATATAGAAAACATAAGCTGTATCGTTGGCAAAAACGGCATGGGAAAAACTACATTTTTTGAGATATTAATTGGTTTAAAACTGTGGAGAATCGACGGTAAAGAACATGCAGGTAAAATCATTGCTCTATATTGCGATGAGGAAAAAAAATTCTATATTCAATCTTATTTAGATAACGCAACGGGCTGGAAAGTAAATGAAGACTATAAAAAAATTAATAAATACATAATATCTAAAGGATCCAAAAAAGTTGAAATTTCTAATATAGATAAGGAAAGATATAGTGTGCTTCCGGAACCAATTTCTTTTATATTTCACAGCCTTTCTCCTTTTGATAGAATTTATGAACTTATTAAAAATATATATTTAGAAAAAGGAGACAAAGAAAAACATATAAATGACTTTGGCTACATAGGAACAAGAAAAATAAAGGATGATGAACCAAGTTATGAATTTATGACTATAAAAAATTTGCTTTATTACTCATACACCTCAGAAGATTTTAGAAAAATGCTATCTAATATAGGTTATGAATTTAAAGAGCTTTCAATTAAAATAAATGAAAAATTTTTTAATAAAAATATCGAATTTGTAGACTTTGAAGATATAAATTTACAAAATTTTGGCATTAAAGATTTTTCTGAAGACGTCTATAATGATATTAAAACGATGGTAGACGAAATTATAACAAATAAAAAAAATACTATAAAAGGTGTTTTATTGTATAATTTGGATTTAAGTAAAATGCAAAATTTAAAAAGATTTGTAAAATTAGCAATTGAATTATATCATCAAAACAATATATTAGACAGTATAAAAAATCTATTGGAGAATATAGACAATGAGAAGGTATTATCCACAAAACAGATTTTTATTAAAACCAATTATTATCTCTTAAAAGAGCTTGTTGCAAAGCAAAAACAATTTTCTGACAGCTATGATTATCTTTTAAAACTAAAAGATATTTTTAAAAATAATGACACAAAAAGCAAAAAAGACAATTTTGTAGAACTTTTCGAAGCATTGGAAGATATGAAATTTTTAGAAAGCCATAATATTATAGATTTACAAATTATTTTAGAAAAGCATAACATTGATGACAAATCCAATGAAAGCAATAATTTGGAAGTTGACTTTTTAAGGTTGAGTTCCGGTGAAAAAACTATTCTTTCATATTTTTTTAACATTTTTGGAAAAATACATGATCTAAGAGATAAAAAATATTATTTAATAGATAAATATAAAAAGTTGTATTTTATAATATTAATTGATGAAGTTGAGCTGCACCTACATCCTGAATGGCAAAGAAAATTTATCAGTGGAATTAATAAATTCTTTAACTTAATGAGTGATGTTAAATTGCAATTTATAATCGCCACTCACTCTCCAATTATACTTAGTGATATACTTAAAAAAAACACTATATATTTAAGTGGGGATACCAAAACGAATAACAATACTTTTGGTGGAAATATATTTGATATATACAAAAACAACTTTTTTCTAGATGATACCATAGGCGAATTTAGTAAAAAATTTATTGAAGAATTGGCTTTATTCTTAAATATTTTAAAAGAATATTATTATGCTAAAAATGGTGATATGTTTTTATTAAAAAGAAGATTTATAGAAAAAAATGTAGAGTTTAAATATGATAAAGATTATATAGCTTCAGCAGAAAAAATAATATACAAAACAAAAGATTGTGATAAATATCCAAAAAACAAACATCCACTTTTATGGAACTATTTATACAGATTTAGAGAAAAAAATAATGAATTATTTGATGAACTAGAGAATAAAATAAATAATATCGGAGAAGATATAATAAGAAATTATCTTTTAAAAACTTTAGATTATGTTAAAAGGTGTAGTAATGACAAAAAATGA
- the hemA gene encoding glutamyl-tRNA reductase, with product MNFLSISFTHKNTDIDIREKLSFSSNEKKEEVLRLILSNQSISECMLLSTCNRVEVMAFVNDLEISQSYILKVMSITSGVALNELENRADIYYASGALHHLFLVASSLDSLVIGETQIVGQLKDALKFAIDGKYADLNLKRAVEYSFKCAAEVRNKTEISKNPVSVSSVAVSKAKEIFKSLEGITAVVVGAGKMSELACKHLLSSGAKIILVNRSKERALNLINELNADIKYEPFSNLKDVINSHQLIFSATSSPKIVIDDTFIEECEFDRYFFDIAVPRDIEITESLNLKVYSVDDLQEIVKLNLAMREEQAQIAFAIVGRYTNEFFKWLQTLATTPIIKALRLNAKKIAENEIQKAIQKGYLKHSDQEEARKLIHQVFKAYLHKPTINLKNLESDDACAVDLILDIFDIKDEFEKYTSQYSDVNLLAKGNTDEI from the coding sequence GTGAATTTTTTAAGTATAAGTTTTACGCATAAAAACACAGATATTGATATAAGAGAAAAACTATCTTTTTCTAGTAATGAGAAAAAAGAAGAGGTTTTAAGGCTTATTTTATCAAATCAAAGTATATCGGAGTGCATGTTGCTTAGCACTTGTAATAGAGTTGAAGTTATGGCTTTTGTAAATGATTTAGAAATTTCTCAAAGTTATATTTTAAAAGTTATGTCTATAACAAGTGGTGTGGCTTTAAATGAGCTTGAAAATAGAGCCGATATTTATTATGCTAGTGGAGCACTTCATCATCTTTTTTTAGTAGCAAGTTCTTTAGATAGTTTAGTTATTGGAGAAACTCAGATAGTAGGACAGTTAAAAGATGCTTTAAAATTTGCAATTGATGGCAAATATGCTGATCTAAACTTAAAAAGGGCAGTTGAATATTCTTTTAAGTGTGCTGCTGAAGTTAGAAATAAAACTGAAATTTCTAAAAATCCGGTATCTGTTTCAAGTGTAGCTGTATCAAAAGCAAAAGAAATTTTTAAGAGTTTAGAGGGCATAACAGCAGTTGTTGTTGGTGCTGGAAAGATGAGTGAGTTAGCTTGTAAACATTTATTAAGTAGTGGTGCTAAAATAATTTTAGTAAATAGAAGCAAAGAAAGAGCTTTAAATTTGATAAATGAGTTAAATGCAGATATTAAATATGAGCCTTTTTCAAATTTAAAAGATGTTATTAACTCTCATCAGCTTATTTTTAGTGCTACATCTTCACCAAAAATTGTCATTGATGATACTTTTATCGAAGAGTGTGAGTTTGATAGATATTTTTTTGATATCGCTGTTCCAAGAGATATTGAAATTACAGAATCATTAAATTTAAAGGTTTATAGCGTTGATGATTTACAAGAAATTGTAAAATTAAATTTAGCGATGCGTGAAGAACAGGCTCAAATAGCTTTTGCTATTGTTGGCAGATATACAAATGAGTTTTTCAAATGGCTTCAAACTTTAGCAACAACTCCAATTATTAAAGCTTTAAGATTAAATGCCAAAAAAATAGCTGAAAATGAAATACAAAAAGCTATTCAAAAAGGTTATTTAAAGCATTCTGATCAAGAGGAAGCAAGAAAATTAATTCATCAAGTTTTTAAAGCATATCTTCACAAGCCTACCATAAATTTAAAAAATTTAGAAAGTGATGATGCTTGTGCTGTGGATTTAATTTTAGATATTTTTGATATAAAAGATGAATTTGAAAAATACACTTCACAATACTCAGATGTAAATTTATTAGCAAAAGGTAACACCGATGAAATTTAG
- a CDS encoding AAA family ATPase has product MKLSLKNIGKLKNAEIEINGITIIAGENDTGKSTISKSLYSIFNAFYKIDAKMNEEKKEEIRHQIFRLKRLLENDISNGFVDGYLARNRHIAGEVQVQKITKQIYDEFRKNNQQISHETILHILSENGLKIISHKNQNADEQDSLVDSIIQLINIDEYEHMQRIIQRQFDNEFYRQVNNLYLDSQGKISLCIKNQYIDLRSVKNKMQIDKHYNIDINTKVPYIDNSLVLENLGYHDIFINNKHSENLRLMLRNNKSASAIKEIITEKRLDKILNKLNDVAPGKLIRTREYAWYAYEKDGVKFRLQNTSAGLKIFIILKTLIEKEYIEDNGTIIFDEPEVYLHPKFQLRLAEILVLLQKEFNLHMLISTHSPYFLKAIEVYSKENKNSDKCKYYLARNMKDRPIAEIIDVTDETYKIYKLLAEPYQYLHKKDFYNDENKF; this is encoded by the coding sequence ATGAAATTATCATTAAAAAATATTGGAAAATTAAAAAATGCTGAAATTGAAATAAATGGCATAACTATAATTGCTGGTGAAAACGATACTGGTAAAAGTACAATTTCAAAATCTTTATATTCTATCTTCAATGCATTTTATAAAATAGATGCAAAAATGAATGAAGAAAAAAAAGAAGAAATTCGCCATCAAATTTTTAGACTGAAAAGATTACTTGAAAATGATATATCCAATGGTTTTGTAGATGGTTATCTTGCTAGAAATAGACATATAGCAGGAGAGGTCCAAGTACAAAAGATAACTAAACAAATTTACGACGAGTTTAGAAAGAATAATCAGCAAATATCACATGAAACAATACTACACATACTTTCTGAAAATGGATTAAAAATTATTTCACACAAAAACCAAAATGCTGATGAACAAGACTCTTTAGTAGATTCAATTATACAACTGATAAATATAGATGAATACGAGCATATGCAAAGAATAATACAGCGTCAATTTGATAATGAATTTTACAGGCAAGTCAATAATCTTTATTTGGATAGTCAAGGAAAAATTTCACTATGTATAAAAAACCAATATATAGACTTAAGAAGCGTTAAAAACAAAATGCAAATTGACAAACACTACAATATTGACATAAATACAAAAGTTCCTTATATCGATAATAGTTTAGTTTTAGAAAATTTGGGATACCATGATATATTTATAAACAACAAACACTCAGAAAACCTTAGGTTAATGCTAAGAAACAACAAGTCAGCCAGTGCAATCAAAGAAATAATAACCGAAAAAAGGCTTGATAAAATTTTAAACAAACTCAATGATGTAGCACCGGGTAAACTTATTAGAACTAGAGAATATGCGTGGTACGCCTACGAAAAAGACGGTGTTAAATTTAGGCTACAAAATACTTCAGCAGGTCTTAAAATTTTTATAATTCTAAAGACCCTAATTGAAAAAGAATATATTGAAGATAACGGCACAATAATATTTGACGAGCCTGAAGTTTATTTACATCCTAAATTTCAACTTAGACTAGCTGAAATTTTAGTTCTCCTGCAAAAAGAATTTAATCTACATATGCTTATAAGCACGCATAGTCCATATTTTCTAAAAGCCATAGAAGTTTACTCTAAAGAAAACAAAAATAGTGACAAATGCAAATATTATCTTGCCAGAAATATGAAAGACAGACCAATAGCAGAAATAATAGATGTCACAGATGAAACTTATAAAATTTATAAGTTGCTGGCTGAACCATATCAATACTTACATAAAAAAGATTTTTATAATGACGAAAATAAATTTTAA
- a CDS encoding HAD family hydrolase → MNLVIFDMDGTLVDSGKAITSTINTTRKELDLKPNLESDFIVKIINDPTKNYIKEFYPGITPSQKLMDRFEVLFRQNYEKYATIYGGIKHLLEKLKKENISIALASNAPSKSLEKILKKLEIFEYFDYTIGFDEENPKKPDPTMLIKIINHHSKNNKSFKTIFIGDSLKDKAASSNAKIQYLHANWGFGKGLMQGVDTPNEALNSILNYFYQN, encoded by the coding sequence ATGAATTTAGTTATTTTTGATATGGATGGAACTTTAGTTGATAGTGGCAAAGCGATAACTAGCACTATAAATACTACTAGAAAAGAGCTAGATTTAAAACCGAATTTAGAAAGTGATTTTATAGTAAAAATTATAAATGATCCAACTAAAAATTATATAAAAGAATTTTACCCAGGCATCACACCATCGCAAAAGCTCATGGATAGATTTGAGGTTTTGTTTAGGCAAAATTATGAAAAGTATGCTACGATTTATGGTGGCATAAAACATCTTTTAGAGAAATTAAAAAAAGAAAATATTTCCATAGCTCTTGCTTCAAATGCACCTAGTAAATCGCTTGAAAAAATACTAAAAAAACTTGAAATTTTTGAATATTTTGACTACACAATTGGTTTTGATGAAGAAAATCCTAAAAAACCAGATCCAACAATGCTTATAAAAATAATAAATCATCACTCTAAAAACAATAAATCTTTTAAAACTATTTTTATTGGCGATAGCTTAAAAGATAAAGCTGCATCTTCAAACGCTAAAATACAATATCTGCATGCTAATTGGGGTTTTGGCAAAGGACTTATGCAAGGAGTTGATACGCCAAATGAAGCGTTAAATTCTATTTTAAATTATTTTTATCAAAATTAA
- a CDS encoding AAA family ATPase → MKIDEITVEGYKSIKSLKNFKLNNINILIGANGAGKSNFISIFKMLNYMFLETLQRHTQDKGPDSFLYYGRKITEKIYLEFKFGSNEYDAH, encoded by the coding sequence ATGAAAATAGATGAGATTACGGTAGAGGGGTATAAATCCATAAAATCTCTTAAAAATTTTAAATTAAATAATATAAATATTTTAATAGGTGCTAATGGGGCCGGCAAAAGTAATTTTATATCCATATTTAAAATGTTAAATTATATGTTTTTAGAAACCTTACAAAGGCACACACAAGATAAAGGTCCTGATAGTTTTTTATATTATGGAAGAAAAATAACTGAAAAAATTTATTTGGAGTTTAAATTTGGAAGCAATGAGTATGATGCACATTGA
- a CDS encoding DUF2018 family protein has product MDIFESSPRQKFFDIIFNANQNIVETEIENLLIEFVHLKKTLKDKELTISNLDNEAIQDELNDIFIQLSSNILSNSE; this is encoded by the coding sequence TTGGATATTTTTGAAAGCTCACCTAGGCAGAAGTTTTTCGATATTATTTTTAACGCAAATCAAAATATAGTTGAAACTGAGATTGAAAATTTGCTTATTGAATTTGTGCATTTAAAAAAAACTTTAAAAGATAAAGAATTAACTATTTCAAACCTAGACAATGAAGCAATACAAGATGAATTAAATGATATCTTTATACAGCTAAGTTCAAACATATTATCAAATAGCGAGTAA
- a CDS encoding HNH endonuclease family protein, producing the protein MTKNDIEKAKFYKYLQNNINPNLKFEQDLGNIIFLPIDKLKEKSQEIKKELEACFGKDYQTKNEYAKIKDKYDKAYNKLRDEIGTQIVQEKNYMLCPYCRANYIRFFENDKKMVKPDLDHYYPKSKYPYFAVTISNLIPSCSFCNQRLKRDNEPLIDFDDTQEIFNKLEFEANVIEQIIYINIYSFKNLSNNEKKWLKQMMIEENYSNHTEILENLLSKADKYKSSRICEIAKNIGLPKEEIYNIVFAEYDIMKETNEPLFKLKQDLYKQLIDS; encoded by the coding sequence ATGACAAAAAATGATATTGAAAAAGCTAAATTTTATAAATATTTACAAAATAATATAAATCCAAACTTAAAGTTTGAACAAGATTTAGGAAATATTATCTTTTTACCTATAGATAAATTAAAAGAAAAATCACAAGAGATAAAAAAAGAGCTTGAGGCATGCTTTGGTAAAGATTACCAAACAAAAAATGAATATGCAAAAATTAAAGATAAATATGACAAAGCATATAATAAGTTAAGAGATGAAATTGGAACACAAATAGTACAAGAGAAAAATTATATGCTTTGTCCTTATTGTAGGGCTAACTATATACGTTTTTTCGAAAATGATAAAAAAATGGTTAAACCTGATTTAGATCACTACTATCCAAAAAGTAAATATCCATATTTTGCCGTTACTATTTCAAATTTAATACCGAGTTGTTCTTTTTGTAATCAAAGACTAAAAAGAGACAATGAACCTTTGATAGATTTCGATGACACTCAAGAAATTTTTAATAAATTAGAATTCGAAGCCAATGTCATAGAACAAATTATATATATTAATATTTACAGTTTTAAAAATTTAAGTAATAATGAAAAAAAATGGCTAAAACAGATGATGATAGAAGAAAACTATAGCAATCATACGGAAATTTTAGAAAATTTATTATCTAAAGCTGATAAATACAAAAGTTCAAGAATCTGTGAAATTGCAAAAAATATAGGACTACCTAAAGAAGAAATTTATAATATTGTCTTTGCCGAATATGACATAATGAAAGAAACAAATGAACCGCTTTTTAAACTCAAACAAGATTTATATAAGCAATTAATAGACAGTTAA
- a CDS encoding AAA family ATPase — protein sequence MLSDGEKTTLAFAYFLAKLKMNYNENSLKNLVIIIDDPISSLDESRIYATSYLVAKINKEIINRDLDANSEDKAQIFVLTHNNIFMSNLIRILGKCKYYVLNRNNSTLKFEYKNNAAGYFDTFYMNLFKEIYSFAMEEILNDDEDKALNYGNKIRMLFESFMKVNFISKFIRDEYRNQVTFSSNIIKEIINEIKHYNKNYIFCGDVFSDEDNNDNFCVIQDEDDLYKKLDSVVKGFAYG from the coding sequence ATTCTTAGTGACGGTGAAAAAACAACGCTTGCATTTGCTTATTTTCTAGCTAAATTAAAAATGAACTATAATGAAAACTCTCTTAAAAATTTAGTTATTATTATAGATGATCCTATTTCCAGTCTTGATGAAAGCAGAATTTATGCAACATCTTATTTGGTTGCAAAGATTAATAAAGAGATAATTAATAGAGATTTGGATGCTAATTCAGAAGATAAAGCACAAATTTTTGTTTTAACTCATAACAATATTTTTATGTCCAATTTGATAAGAATTCTTGGTAAATGTAAATACTATGTTTTAAATAGAAACAACTCTACATTAAAGTTTGAATATAAAAATAATGCAGCAGGATATTTCGATACATTTTATATGAATTTATTTAAAGAGATATATAGCTTTGCTATGGAAGAAATTTTAAATGATGATGAAGATAAAGCTTTAAATTATGGTAATAAAATAAGAATGCTTTTTGAAAGCTTTATGAAAGTTAATTTTATAAGCAAATTTATAAGAGATGAATATAGAAATCAAGTAACTTTTAGCAGTAATATAATTAAGGAAATTATAAATGAGATAAAACATTATAATAAAAATTACATTTTTTGTGGCGATGTATTTAGTGATGAAGATAACAATGACAATTTCTGTGTTATACAAGATGAAGATGACTTATATAAAAAACTGGATAGTGTAGTAAAGGGATTTGCATATGGATAG
- a CDS encoding polyprenyl synthetase family protein — protein MENLNKIDEVMKSFVEEFCYEKANSMFSSISSGKKLRSKLILKIAGISDESLKLCAVIEMIHAASLLHDDVIDESDTRRGKSSINATYGSKNAIMLGDILYSKGYFELSLFDKFIARNVSAAVSLLSIGELMDVELSKKFNSNKSLYFEMIYKKTAVLIEASAKCAAFLKSYNADKFAKYGRNLGIAFQIVDDILDIVSDDETLGKPALSDYKDGKTTLPYIYLYENLNDKDKKTLLSYFKKELSSDEILWVKDKFNEFKIIEKCVNEAKFIANEGIEAIEKYKNNELIDIMKNMVDRKF, from the coding sequence ATGGAAAATTTAAATAAAATCGATGAAGTTATGAAAAGTTTTGTAGAGGAATTTTGCTATGAGAAAGCTAATTCAATGTTTTCAAGCATTAGTTCTGGAAAAAAACTTCGTTCAAAACTTATCTTAAAAATAGCTGGAATAAGTGATGAAAGCTTAAAGCTTTGTGCAGTTATTGAGATGATTCATGCAGCAAGTTTGCTTCATGATGATGTTATTGATGAGAGTGATACAAGACGTGGAAAAAGCTCAATAAATGCAACATATGGCTCTAAGAATGCTATTATGCTTGGAGATATTTTATATTCAAAAGGGTATTTTGAGCTTAGTTTATTTGATAAATTTATTGCTCGTAATGTATCAGCAGCTGTTTCATTGCTAAGTATTGGCGAGTTAATGGACGTTGAGCTTAGTAAAAAATTTAATAGTAATAAATCTCTTTATTTTGAGATGATCTATAAAAAAACAGCAGTTTTAATAGAGGCAAGTGCAAAATGTGCAGCTTTTTTAAAAAGCTATAACGCTGATAAATTTGCAAAATATGGTAGAAATTTAGGTATTGCTTTTCAAATAGTTGATGATATTTTAGATATTGTAAGCGATGATGAAACTCTTGGAAAGCCAGCTTTAAGTGATTATAAAGATGGAAAAACAACTCTTCCATATATTTATCTTTATGAAAATTTAAATGATAAAGATAAAAAAACATTACTAAGTTATTTTAAAAAAGAACTTAGTAGTGATGAAATTTTATGGGTAAAAGATAAATTTAACGAGTTTAAAATAATTGAAAAATGCGTAAATGAGGCAAAATTTATAGCAAATGAGGGCATAGAAGCTATAGAAAAATATAAAAATAACGAACTTATAGATATAATGAAAAATATGGTTGATAGGAAGTTTTAG
- a CDS encoding AAA family ATPase — protein sequence MEWFDKSDPDTPLKAHILSDGTLRFICLAVLLLQPFELMPDTIIIDEPELGLHPAALKLLSEFIKRVSTQKQLILSSQSVELINYFKPEDIIVVDRINNESVFKRLSSKELSVWLDEYSIGDIWKGNIIGGRP from the coding sequence TTGGAATGGTTTGATAAATCAGATCCTGATACTCCTTTAAAAGCTCATATTTTATCCGATGGAACACTTAGATTTATCTGTCTTGCAGTATTATTGTTACAACCATTTGAGCTTATGCCTGATACTATTATAATAGATGAGCCTGAACTTGGTTTGCATCCTGCTGCTTTAAAATTATTAAGTGAGTTTATAAAAAGAGTTTCTACTCAAAAACAGCTTATTCTATCATCTCAATCGGTTGAATTAATTAACTATTTTAAACCTGAAGATATTATTGTGGTAGATAGAATAAACAATGAGTCTGTTTTTAAAAGATTAAGCAGTAAAGAGCTTAGTGTATGGCTAGATGAGTATTCTATAGGAGACATTTGGAAAGGCAATATAATAGGTGGCAGACCATGA
- a CDS encoding type VI secretion protein IcmF/TssM N-terminal domain-containing protein — protein sequence MEKNINFKKTPLAIMLGHEGAGKSAFINYAGVEYPISELFESYKKSHPSTTNFNLYISKDGAIIDTEGISFSRENLYTPTATDEIAEDDMEKNREFLVKKRVWSKFLSFLKNLKKNIFRSKLDAVILVIDTQKFIESDKYYQDETIKFLVRRISECENSLKICFPIYVVFSKIDLIDGMGDYFKIFKEDSFNKAFGVTFKEKDEINNLNENFKSLSESMNYAFMSNNLLFYSIEEKKKAYLFYKQMDSLFSLAEKFILNLNRQNGLKNSSAIKGVYFASPYQENIPKNYILDAICDHYDIKRPLVRPYFNHIKKNYFTSSFSRLIYFLSPTFC from the coding sequence TTGGAAAAAAATATAAATTTTAAAAAAACTCCGCTTGCTATTATGCTTGGGCATGAAGGAGCCGGTAAAAGTGCTTTTATAAATTATGCAGGTGTAGAATATCCCATTAGTGAACTTTTTGAAAGTTATAAAAAATCACATCCAAGCACTACAAATTTTAATCTTTATATTTCAAAAGACGGTGCTATTATAGATACCGAAGGGATCAGTTTTTCAAGGGAAAATCTCTATACTCCAACAGCTACCGATGAAATTGCAGAAGATGATATGGAAAAAAATAGGGAATTTTTAGTGAAAAAAAGAGTTTGGAGTAAGTTTTTATCCTTTCTTAAGAATCTTAAGAAAAATATTTTTAGATCCAAACTAGATGCCGTTATTTTAGTCATAGATACACAAAAATTTATAGAAAGCGATAAATACTATCAAGATGAAACGATTAAATTTTTAGTAAGAAGAATTAGCGAATGTGAAAATTCATTAAAGATCTGTTTTCCAATTTATGTAGTTTTTAGTAAAATTGACCTGATAGATGGGATGGGTGATTATTTCAAAATTTTTAAAGAAGATTCTTTTAATAAAGCTTTTGGAGTCACTTTTAAAGAAAAAGATGAAATTAACAATTTAAATGAAAATTTTAAATCTCTAAGTGAGTCTATGAACTATGCTTTTATGAGTAATAATTTACTTTTTTACTCCATAGAAGAGAAGAAAAAAGCATATCTGTTTTATAAACAAATGGACAGTCTTTTTAGTTTGGCTGAAAAATTTATTTTAAACTTAAATCGCCAAAACGGTTTAAAAAACAGTTCCGCTATAAAAGGAGTGTATTTTGCAAGTCCATATCAAGAAAATATTCCAAAAAATTATATTTTAGATGCAATATGTGATCATTACGATATCAAAAGACCTCTTGTAAGACCTTATTTTAATCATATTAAAAAAAATTATTTTACAAGTTCATTTTCCCGTCTTATATATTTTCTTTCTCCCACTTTTTGCTAA